CGTCAAGATCAACGCGAACCTCGGAAACTCCGCCGTCAGCAGCTCCGTCGAGGAGGAGGTGGAAAAAATGATCTGGGCGACGCGCTGGGGCGCGGACACCGTGATGGACCTCTCGACGGGCCCCGACATCAACGAGACGCGCGAGTGGATTCTGAGAAATTCCCCCGTGCCCGTCGGAACGGTTCCCATTTACCAGGCAATCGAGAAGGTGGGCGGCGCGGCCGAGGAGCTCACGTGGGAGATTTTTCGCGACACTCTCATCGAGCAGGCCGAGCAGGGGGTGGATTACTTCACCGTCCACGCGGGAGTGTTGCTGCGCCACATCCCGCTCACGGCGAGGCGCACGACGGGCATCGTCTCGCGCGGAGGCTCCATCATGGCCAAGTGGTGCCTGGCGCATCACGAGGAGAGCTTCCTCTACACGCACTTCGAGGAGATCTGCGAGATCATGAAGGCGTACGACGTCGCGTTCAGCCTGGGCGACGGCCTGCGGCCCGGCTCGCTCGCCGACGCGAACGACGAGGCGCAGTTCGCCGAGCTCAAGGTGCTCGGCGAGCTCACGAAAATTTCCTGGAAGCACGACGTGCAGGTGATGATCGAGGGCCCGGGACACATCCCGATGCACCTCATCCGGGAGAACGTCGAGCGGGAGCTCAAGGAGTGCCACGAGGCGCCCTTCTACACCCTCGGGCCGCTCGCCACGGACGTCGCGCCCGGCTACGACCACATCACGAGCGCCATCGGCGCTGCCATGATCGGCTGGTACGGAACGGCGATGCTCTGCTACGTCACCCCGAAGGAGCACCTCGGCCTTCCCGACCGCGACGACGTCAAGCAGGGCGTCATCGCGCACAAGATCGCGGCGCACGCCGCGGACCTGGCGAAGGGGCACCCCGGGGCGCAGGCGCGCGACAACGCCGTCTCCAAG
The DNA window shown above is from Acidobacteriota bacterium and carries:
- the thiC gene encoding phosphomethylpyrimidine synthase ThiC gives rise to the protein MGKSDEKGGQNGGAITTKPFPRSHKIYVQGSRPDVRVAMRAVHLTSSDGSGGVETFTLYDTSGPYTDPNVRCDVKKGLSPLRLEWIRERGDVEEREGRAVRSATPPRAEFPKRRPLRAKAGGNVTQMHYARKGIVTPEMEYVAVRENQMREAAPKYAERHRGESFGASVPERVTGEFVRDEVARGRAIVPANVNHPESEPMIIGRNFLVKINANLGNSAVSSSVEEEVEKMIWATRWGADTVMDLSTGPDINETREWILRNSPVPVGTVPIYQAIEKVGGAAEELTWEIFRDTLIEQAEQGVDYFTVHAGVLLRHIPLTARRTTGIVSRGGSIMAKWCLAHHEESFLYTHFEEICEIMKAYDVAFSLGDGLRPGSLADANDEAQFAELKVLGELTKISWKHDVQVMIEGPGHIPMHLIRENVERELKECHEAPFYTLGPLATDVAPGYDHITSAIGAAMIGWYGTAMLCYVTPKEHLGLPDRDDVKQGVIAHKIAAHAADLAKGHPGAQARDNAVSKARFEFRWEDQFNLSLAPDTAQEFHDETLPQEDAKTAHFCSMCGPRFCSMEITQQVRDYAREKKLSGEAALEEGMKEKAEEFRKGGGEIYRGA